A genomic segment from Helicobacteraceae bacterium encodes:
- the ccsA gene encoding cytochrome c biogenesis protein CcsA: MTFNGIFNFLFSMRAAAALLFLIAFACAAATFIEADPELGTQAARALVYNHWWFETALFLLCASLAGNMIKFGMLRKEKTTVFILHSSVFIILLGAFITRYFGYEGLMHIREGETSASIFSADPYLKISSSGLNASWRLPLSPVSSVGDEFNANLGGGAPVTIETKAYYPRAKEAVVPLETGGKPYMSILISYANGAPAFAELFYGESVELSGSIIAFGEDPGFEKPAIVIDAQDDQLVIRAYSDLLRVNLDADEQTVLRAHAAHPFDRNARYSAMDGVSVVLRDYLAAAERKIIEAKPNEPSAGSAVIVEVSHKNDRKEAALLGGANVSGYPVELELAGRNFTLAFGSEEIELPFSLKLDRFIIERYPGSSLASSYESQVTLIDDERGVKEPRRIYMNNILVYKKFRFYQHSYDRDERGTLLSVSNDPGVWLTYIGYAMLTIGFFIAFFSPHSRFRTLAAQIEKNRIARSFSTCLIALFFVFGAADLKADETNSTRIMGIVDAKHAERFGALLVQDSSGRIKPIDTLAREALSKMTRKNSIGDLSATQVFLGMLSAPRGWQQVKMIRLSHPDLGSMLGLEASAKEASFLDFFGYDQNDEIVYKLGEVTKVADRTPDSQKSLLQKELVKVLQRVDTAYMIYEGYLLRVIPVKGDPAFAWVSPPQTLEPLSPDDAKETAQTYNEYIKALKSAQMSGEWDSADLALDRLKAYQETYGAAVIPSDDRIKAEMLLNSLDPFFILLFCYLTLGLIFLIWAFIRSLAPSFMKDKAGYVSAALISLTALAFVFHAVALGLRWYVSGHAPWSNGYESIVYVSWAAALAGLLFARRSIFALPAAALIAAFALMTAYIAAMDPQITTLAPVLKSHWLTIHVSVISASYGFLGLSMLLGLISLALFIFRAPKKTKIDEAIAELTRINEMSMMVGLALLSIGNIFGAVWANESWGRYWSWDPKETWTLVSMLIYAAILHFRFIPALKSRFAFSLASVWGFLSILMTYFGVNYYLSGMHSYAGGDGAVTPYWFYFTVLALACVTAFSSIKSDIRFPLDSR; this comes from the coding sequence ATGACGTTTAACGGCATTTTCAACTTTCTCTTTTCTATGCGCGCGGCGGCGGCTTTACTCTTTCTTATCGCTTTCGCGTGCGCGGCGGCTACTTTTATCGAAGCCGATCCAGAGCTAGGAACTCAAGCGGCTAGGGCTCTTGTATATAACCATTGGTGGTTTGAAACCGCGCTGTTTTTGCTCTGCGCGTCGCTTGCGGGCAATATGATTAAATTCGGTATGCTCCGCAAAGAAAAAACGACGGTTTTTATCTTGCACTCCTCCGTTTTTATAATCCTGCTCGGCGCGTTTATCACCCGCTATTTCGGTTACGAGGGTCTTATGCATATTCGCGAAGGCGAGACGAGCGCGTCCATCTTCAGCGCCGATCCGTATCTGAAAATCTCCAGTAGCGGATTAAACGCGAGTTGGCGGCTGCCGCTCTCGCCGGTTAGCTCCGTCGGCGACGAGTTTAACGCCAATCTCGGAGGCGGCGCGCCCGTAACGATCGAAACTAAGGCTTACTATCCGCGCGCGAAAGAAGCCGTCGTGCCGCTAGAAACCGGCGGCAAGCCTTATATGTCCATTCTGATTAGTTACGCGAACGGCGCGCCCGCGTTTGCCGAGCTGTTTTACGGAGAGTCTGTCGAGCTTAGCGGCTCTATTATCGCGTTTGGCGAAGATCCGGGGTTTGAAAAGCCGGCGATTGTTATCGACGCGCAAGACGATCAGCTAGTTATCCGCGCCTATTCCGATCTGTTGCGCGTAAATCTTGACGCGGACGAGCAGACCGTTCTGCGCGCTCACGCCGCGCATCCGTTTGATCGCAACGCGCGTTATAGCGCGATGGACGGCGTAAGCGTGGTTTTGCGCGATTATCTCGCGGCGGCGGAACGTAAAATAATCGAGGCAAAACCAAACGAGCCAAGCGCGGGAAGCGCCGTGATCGTCGAGGTATCGCACAAGAACGACCGCAAAGAGGCGGCGCTGCTCGGCGGCGCTAACGTTAGCGGCTATCCGGTCGAATTGGAGCTTGCGGGGCGTAATTTCACGCTCGCTTTCGGCTCTGAAGAGATCGAGCTTCCCTTTTCGCTCAAGCTGGATCGGTTTATCATAGAGCGCTATCCGGGGTCGAGCTTGGCGTCGTCTTACGAAAGCCAAGTAACGCTAATCGACGACGAGCGCGGCGTGAAAGAGCCGCGCCGCATATATATGAACAATATCCTTGTTTATAAAAAGTTTCGCTTTTATCAACACAGCTACGATCGCGACGAGCGCGGAACGCTCCTGTCCGTCTCCAACGATCCCGGCGTTTGGCTAACCTATATCGGCTACGCGATGCTTACAATCGGTTTTTTCATCGCGTTTTTTAGCCCGCATAGCCGCTTTAGAACGCTAGCGGCGCAAATTGAAAAAAACAGAATCGCGCGGAGTTTTTCTACCTGTCTAATCGCGCTGTTTTTTGTTTTCGGCGCCGCCGATCTAAAAGCCGACGAAACAAACTCGACGCGCATAATGGGCATAGTGGACGCGAAACACGCCGAACGATTCGGAGCGTTGCTCGTTCAGGATTCAAGCGGGCGAATCAAGCCGATCGACACTTTGGCTAGAGAGGCTTTAAGCAAAATGACGCGCAAAAACTCCATAGGAGACCTAAGCGCGACGCAGGTATTTCTAGGTATGTTAAGCGCGCCAAGAGGCTGGCAACAGGTCAAGATGATACGTTTAAGCCACCCCGATCTCGGCTCTATGCTAGGGCTGGAAGCGTCCGCGAAAGAGGCGTCGTTCCTTGATTTTTTTGGATACGATCAAAACGACGAGATCGTTTATAAACTAGGCGAGGTTACCAAAGTCGCGGATCGCACGCCAGATTCGCAAAAAAGCCTGTTGCAAAAAGAGCTAGTTAAAGTTCTTCAGCGCGTGGATACCGCTTATATGATCTATGAAGGTTATCTTTTGCGCGTCATACCGGTAAAAGGCGATCCGGCTTTCGCGTGGGTTTCGCCGCCGCAGACGTTGGAGCCGCTTTCGCCCGACGACGCGAAAGAGACGGCGCAAACGTATAACGAGTATATAAAGGCGCTCAAGAGCGCGCAAATGAGCGGCGAATGGGATAGCGCCGATTTAGCGTTAGATCGGCTTAAAGCCTATCAAGAAACCTACGGCGCGGCTGTGATACCAAGCGACGATAGGATCAAAGCGGAGATGCTGTTAAACTCGCTTGATCCTTTCTTTATTTTGCTTTTTTGCTACCTGACGTTGGGTTTGATTTTTCTGATCTGGGCGTTTATACGATCGCTTGCGCCAAGTTTTATGAAAGACAAGGCGGGCTACGTTTCAGCCGCTCTAATAAGTTTGACCGCGCTGGCGTTTGTTTTTCACGCCGTCGCGCTGGGTTTGCGCTGGTATGTTTCGGGGCACGCGCCTTGGTCTAACGGCTACGAGTCGATAGTCTATGTGTCGTGGGCGGCGGCGTTAGCGGGCTTGCTGTTTGCGAGACGCTCGATTTTCGCGCTTCCGGCGGCGGCGTTAATCGCGGCTTTCGCGTTAATGACGGCGTATATAGCCGCGATGGACCCGCAGATTACCACGCTCGCGCCCGTGTTAAAGTCGCACTGGCTGACGATTCACGTCAGCGTCATATCGGCAAGCTACGGCTTTCTCGGCTTGTCTATGCTGCTAGGACTGATCTCGCTTGCGCTGTTTATCTTCCGCGCGCCGAAAAAGACGAAAATAGACGAGGCGATCGCGGAGCTTACGCGCATAAACGAAATGTCTATGATGGTCGGCTTGGCGCTGCTGTCGATCGGCAACATTTTCGGCGCGGTATGGGCTAACGAATCGTGGGGGCGCTATTGGAGCTGGGATCCTAAAGAGACGTGGACGCTTGTCAGCATGCTGATCTACGCGGCGATTCTGCACTTTAGATTTATACCCGCGCTTAAAAGCAGATTCGCGTTTTCGCTGGCGAGCGTATGGGGATTTTTGTCGATACTAATGACCTATTTCGGCGTTAATTATTATCTATCTGGCATGCACTCCTACGCGGGCGGCGACGGCGCGGTTACGCCCTATTGGTTTTACTTTACCGTCCTCGCGCTCGCGTGCGTAACCGCTTTCTCGTCGATAAAAAGCGATATTCGTTTTCCGCTTGATAGCAGATAA